The nucleotide sequence ATATAATTTCATGCTACAATTATACTACAAAAACCATTTAACCTAGCTAAAGTCCTAAAAATGATCCCTACATCTAAGCAATTACTTCTACAAGAAGAAGTCGTACTCTATAATAATATAGCTAAAATCGATAACTGTGAAGGTCGTTTAATGGTAGAACTTGAGATTTATCCTGTTCCTCGCATTGTTTGGGAATTTGAAACAATCGATAACTCAAATTATAATCTACCTCATCTAGGACAACCCATCAACTCTTGCCTAGGTCACTTATTTTCCTTAAACAAAGCAGTTATTACGGGCGAAACCTTGTCTATGTATCATTTTGCACTAGAAAAAAGAAGAGGTTCTTCTCTTGAAGCAATTTACAATTCTTTAGAGGAGGTAGCACATAGTTTTACTTTTTACTTAACCAATACCAAATTTTTAGAATCCAACCAATTATTAAAGTTAAAGCAAGGGCAAGGTTTAGAGCAAGGTCAACCATTGGTTATTGAATTTTCCTACAATCAAACTTGGACAATTTCTTTAATAATCAAAAAAGAAGCCTTAGAATGGTTAAATCCAGAAAACCGCAATAGAGGAACACTAATTACAGCACAAGGAGAAATTTGGCAAAAAAATTTGGCTGAAATTGCTAGAAATAATGAGAATGATTTACCTAATCTATCTTTAACAGAAGTTAAAAATATTTTTAATAATTTTGCTTGGTTTTTATCTTATGCAAACGGAGGATATACTGCTCCCCTATTTATTGAAGGTCAAAGGCTTTTTGATAAGCCTGCTATATATCCTGTTTGTGCATTAGCTAGTCAATATAAAACTACTCCTTTAGAACAATTATCTGTTTCATGGATTACACCTTGCAGTGATTTAGAAAAGTATATAGAACGTTTTTCAACTTTTGAACGGATGATTCAAAATTCTTTATGGAAAGATACATTTGACTTTACACTCATTCAATATTTTCAAGCAACACAGCATTATATGGCATGGCCAGTTAGAGCAAGTGCTATTGGCGCGGCTCTGGAACGTTTAAGTTATGCTATCCTAGTTGAAGATGAGACTAATCCTGCTCAAAAATCTAAGATAGATTTATTATTTGATATAACAAAAACTGGACAAGCTAAACAAACTTGGAATTTAGGCAAAAAACCTGGACAAGAACATATTAGTGTTACTGGTAAACGCCTAAGATTAATGCTTGAACGCATAGGATTAACTCCATGTAGAGGATACAATGATATAAACGATGTACCAGAATTTCTTGAGGTAAGAAACGATGCCGTTCATCCTAGAGTCAGTAGTATGACAAAGGAAAGGCGCTGGCAATTAATTGACCAAGGAATTCAATGGATTGATGAAATTTTGTTATGGCGCTTAGGTTATAGTGATAAATATTTAGACCGGAGTCAAAGAAAATCTATTACTCCTCGTTATGATTTAAGCTTACGTAATTCAAGTTGGTAATGGCGTAGAAACGTCGTATGCAATGTTTTTACAATGGGGGTATTTGTTTAAACTTCTCTAACAACCATACTCCCACTTTACCATGATTCATCTGACGACTGAGGCGCAAAGCTTCTGTTATAACCGATATAGATAAATTAGGTAAAACTTGAGACTCATTAATCCGTCTACTCCCACCATTTGCAATAGCAAACGCAATAACATCAACATTATTTACATCAATAATCCAATATTCCCTAACTCCCAAATCCTCATATAAAAGCCGCTTTTCTCCCTTATCATCCGCTAGAGAACTACTAGCAACTTCAATCACTAAATCTGGTGCAGGATATTGATCAACACTAATAATTGAGGTTTCCCAAGGAATAATTTCAGCATTTTCTCCTATATAAAAAGAAACATCAGGTTGAGCATCTTGAAAACCCGTCTTTCGGTAAGTACAATTATCATGTACATCTAAATCAATCCCTTTAAGACTGGCAAATAAATTAACAGCAACAATCACAATTGCATGATCTCTAGAATGAGGATTACCTAACGGAGTCATTTCAATTCTTACTCTTCCATTGTTGTAATAAAACTTGGCCTTTTCATAGCTCGTATTTTGGTAAAGTTGAAGATATTCATCCCAGGTTGCATTAACCCATGTCTCTGTCGGAAATTTTATTTTTATAGTTGTCATACTTTTTTATCCATCTAAACTACATCCTGAGCTAAAAGTCTGCCATCTACCCGTTCATATTCATCCTCAAGTAACCAGGAATGTGCTTCATCGTAAGTCGAACCAGAAAAAATCAGCTTGTATTTCTCTATAGGATCATAAATATATGACTTTCCATCCTTATCACTTACTAACATCAAAAGACGAGGAGGAAACACAATAGTATCAACCCATAACTCAACAAATTCCCAATTATTAATTTGTTCGGCGAGGTTTGGTGCGGGGGATAACATGATAAATATCTGTTCCTTTAATAATTTTTATCTCAGCGTAGTAAAGAGGTATTTGATTTCCATCTGCTTTTAGTATATATCCAATTGATTGAGAAAAATAAAGTCCGTAGCGTTCATAGTTATCTGTCTCATCTTCAATACCTGTTCTTTCTCCTTTTTCAATAATAGCTTGGGTGACTCGTTCCATCGTCTCTCGATCGTTAAAAACATAAGCTTTTCCTTCCTTTCTTAGTAGTCTAATAACTTGAGGCGTATTGGGAAGATGTTTCAAAAACAGGTTAATTCTGGGATCTGGTGTGATTTGACGGTTAATACCACTCATATTAATTCCGTTTACATCGGAATCCTAATTGTATATTACTCCTCGCTTAATTTTGTCTGGTAGGGTGAGTTAAAACAATATAACCCACCCCATAATTTAATTAAAACTTACCCTGTAAAGCCGCTTCACAACGTTCACAAAGAGTAGGATCATTAGGAAACTTACCCACAAGAGTCGAATAATTCCAGCATCTTTCGCATTTTTGGCCATCTGCTTTTACTATTCCCACTCCGAGGGTTTCTGACTCACTCTTATAATTCGCTTTTTCCATAGCTTTAAGTGAGTCGACTAACTCCACTTGAGAGGATAGAAATAGATAACGCAACTCATCAACCCGATCGCCGGATAAACTATCAGAAGGGTTAAAAGCTTCCAACTGTTTTCTTAACTCCTTATCCGAGAGATACAGCAACACTTTAGCGTCCAAAGATGCACCGATCATTTTATCTCTTCGCGCTAACTCCATTACCTTATTCACTTCATCCCGGACCTGACGTAATTTTGACCACTTAGCGGTTAATTCTGGCCGTTTCCAGTCAGGTTTTAGGGTTACCCATCCCGACTCAAACACGGAATTATAAGGAGTTTTATAAGGTAAGAATTGCCAAATATCTTCCGCTAAATGGCATAATACCGGCGCGATCGCTTTTGCTAAGTTTTCCACTGCTACCGCTAAGACTGTCTGACAACTGCGGCGGCGTAACGCATCTACATCAGAAATATACAGTCTATCTTTGGCGATATCTAAATAGAAGTTAGAAAGATCCACCACACAGAAATTTTGCACCACTTGGAAGAAGCGGAAAAATTGGAAGCTTTCAAAAGCGTCAGTTACCTCGTTAAACACCTCAGTGATGCGATGCAACATATATTGATCTAATTCCGGTAAGTCCTGATATGCCACCGCATTTTTTTCCGGGTCAAAATCATGTAAATTCCCTAATAAAAATCTAGCGGTATTGCGGATCTTATTGCGAATATCCCCTAACTGTTTCAGCATATTTTGACCGATGGGGACATCCGAAGAATAGTCTACCGAAGATACCCACAACCGCAATACATCAGCACCATAAGGAGGTTCTTTCTTTTGATCCTTTCCTCCATTTATAATCATGGCCGGATCAACTATATTTCCCTCAGACTTACTCATTTTGCGGCCTTGTTCATCTAAGACAAACCCATGAGTTAACACCGTCTTATAGGGGGCAATACCATTAGTAGCGGCACTGGTTAATAAACTCGACTGGAACCAACCCCGATGTTGATCAGATCCTTCCAAATATATATCTGCTGGATATTTTAACTCAGGGCGTTGTTTTGCTACTGCCGCCCAAGAAGAACCCGAGTCAAACCAGACATCCATTGTATCTGTACCCTTGCGATACTTGCGCCCGTTGTTGCGGTATTGTTCGGGTAATAATTCCTCTACCGATAACTCCCACCAAGCATCTGATCCTTTTTGGGCAAAAATTTCTTGAACGTAGTTGACGGTTTCTTCAGTTAATAGCGGTTCGTTCGTTTCTTCGTCGTAGAAAACAGGAATAGGAACCCCCCAACTCCGTTGACGAGAGATGCACCAGTCAGAGCGATCCGCTACCATTGGAGTGATACGGTTTTCGCCTTGTGCGGGTATCCAGGTTACAGTTTTGATCGCTTCTAAGGCAGTATCTCGGAACCCTTCAACCGATGCAAACCATTGTTCTGTGGCACGAAAAATAGTGGGTTTTTTGGTGCGCCAGTCGTAGGGATATTTATGTTGATAGGGTTCCTCTTTTAATAATGCACCCTTTTCTTCGAGTTCTTTGATGATCGCTTCGTTGGCATCTTTGAGGACGTTTAAACCGGCAAATTGTCCGGCTTCGGCGGTAAAGTTTCCTTTTTCGTCTACTGGGGAAAGAACGGGTAGACCATATCTTTGACCTACTATATAGTCTTCTTGTCCGTGTCCGGGCGCTGTATGAACTAACCCAGTCCCTGACTCAGTGGTTACATAGTCTCCGCCGATGAGGATCTCGCTTTCTCGATCAAATAAAGGATGACGATAGGTAGTGTGTTCTAAGTCTTTTCCTTTGAGAGTTGCTTTGACGGTTAGGGGAGTGTCAAAAGTAGCGGCTAGTTTGTCGACTAAGTCGGCGGCGACGATGAAATATTTATGCTTGCAGATAGGTTTCCCTGATTCTACTACAGCATAGGTGAGTTCAGGATTGAGGGCAACCGCTAAGTTACCCGGAAGGGTCCAGGGGGTTGTTGTCCAGATAGCAACGCCTAAGTCTTTTAGGTAAGGTTTTAAGACTTTTTGGGCGGTATCCGATGCTTTAGTAACGGGGAAAACCGCGTAGACACTCCGAGAAGTATGTCCTTCTGGATATTCTAACTCAGCCTCAGCAAGGGCCGTTTGTGAACTGGGACTCCAATGAACGGGTTTTAGTCCGCGATAGATGTATCCTTTGAGGGCCATCTCTCCGAAGACTCCGATCTGTGCGGCTTCGTAGTCAGGGGTTAGGGTAAGATAGGGGTGTTCCCAGTCTCCCCATACCCCAAAGCGTTTAAAGCTTTCACATTGTTCTTTTTGGGTGGATAGGGCAAAGTCTCGCGCTTTATGCCGCAGTTTCAGGGGGGTTAAGTCTTCGCGTTCTTTTTGCTTCATGCTTTGCAGGACTTTGAGTTCGATGGGGAGTCCGTGACAGTCCCATCCAGGAACGTAGCGTACTTTATAGCCGCGTAGGAGTTTATATTTATTGATAATATCTTTAAGAATTTTGTTTAAGGCGTGACCCATGTGTAGGGTTCCGTTGGCGTAGGGTGGGCCGTCATGTAGTATAAAGATGTCACCGGCGTTATTTTGTGACAGTTTCTCATAAATTTGGTTTTCTGCCCAATATTTTTGCAGTTCGGGTTCTCGTTTGACTGCATTCGCCCTCATATCAAAGTTAGTCTGGGGCAAGTTTACGGTGTCTTTGTAACTTTTTGCTTCTGTCACAGTGGTATAAGAGTTCTGTATAGGTTTGCTTTCTCCCATGATATTACATTCGTTCTCGCGCCAAGGAAAACTAAGTAGACTATCAAGATTTTTTCACCAAAGTCAGTTTGACAAAATATTTGGCTGCTTTTATAATTAAAGTCAAATTACAAGTCGGCTCGACGGAAGAAAATAAAATGACTGATGAAGTAAAAAAAATGGTTCAAAATTTATTGGCGCAAAAAGCTGGAAATAAAGAGCTTCCCATTAGTCTACCGAGAGAGACTTATGCTCAATTGGAATTTATATCTCAAAAGGTAGGTATTTCTGAAACTGATTTTGCGACTCAATTGATTATTAGTGCCCTCAAAGATGCTGAAGGGGTGATTAAGTCTTTTGCAGGTAGCGATTATTCTCTATATTCTTCAATATCTTCAGATTCTTCTTCTTTTGATCAAGTTAGTCAACTCCGTCAAAAAGTGGGTAGACAGCCTATTAGTAATCTTGAGGTCACAATGTTAAATGGGAGACTAATTAAAAATCGAAAAGCCGTTGACACATTTCTTGAGGTTATTACTGCATTAGGAATTGAGAAGGTTAAAGCTTTAGGAATAAAGCACCGTAATTGGGATTTAGTATCAACTCAAAAACACCCTAATGATAATTATCAACAACATCCCGTAGGACGCTACTGGGTCATGACGACTTCAACGACCCAAGAAAAAAAAGAAATTTTGGAACAAATAGCTAGGGGGCTAGGAAAAGAAATCTTAATTAAAATTGTGTAAATTTAATGCTTATTTATATATTTCCGGTATTATAAAAGCCAATGATACTAATTTAGTTATAATAGTAAATAGTATGCACAACGAATTTAAAATGAAAGCGCAAAATATTAGCCAGTTAACTTTAGAAGAACTCACCGCTTTAATTACGAAACTTGTTGATGAAAGAATTAGTCAGGTACAACATCCTTTACAGGCAATAGATCAAGAACATTTAAAAAAACTTTTTAGATCAATTGATAATCATATGTGGACACCTCCTGCTGATGCTCCTTCAACTTTAGAACTTTTGCGGCAAGATAGAGATAGATAATGCCAAATTATGTAGTTGATACTAGCATAGTCATTCAGAGGTTTATTAGAGAAACTTACACCCCCAACGTAAGAGCTTTATTAAATCGTCTATTAGTAGGTGATCAACTCTATATTCCTGAATTTTGTCTTTTAGAATGTAGTAATGTTTTTTGGAAACAGGTCAGATTTTATGGCTTATCAGAAGAAAAAGCGAACCAATTCATTAACGAACTTAGAGAAATTTCTTTTCAAATAGTACCTGTTAGCTATTTACTTAATTCGGCTTTAAAAATAGGATTAACCTATCAATTAGCTATTTATGATTCACTTTATATTGCTCTAGCTTTAAGACTAGATTATCCTTTAATTACTGTTGATGAACGTCAAGCACAAGCGGCAAAAGATTGTGGTGTTACTCTTATACCCATTACAGATTTTAAACCGCAAGAAGATTAACTTGAATTAAATAATATTTGAATTGCCTTGATTAACTTGAGATTTAGCCAACCTAATGAGCATTCTTAACGCCTCATTAACCGCTTCATCCGTCGGAAACGCTTCTGCTACATCAGGATCTAATAAAACTAAATTTGTTCCTTCTTGAAACCGTTTATAATATTTACCTCTAACGCCTCCTTTGATTTGACTGAAATCATATTCTTCGCTAAGTTCATCCTCTAATTCATTTTTAAAATTATTGCTCATCATATTCTTTGCCTACTCTACTAGATATTATAGCCCGCGTAGGCGGGCTTCGTTCGGTTGGCCCCCACCCTTCAGGGTGAAGCGGCACTATTAACCCTTGATGAAAGATGAGTCCGAACCTTAGCCAATAGTTCCTATCAAATTATCTCCTTTAAAAATTTTGCTGTGCCTCCCTTAACTTCCGTATAAAAAAGCAGCAGCAAAATATATTCTAATCTTATTTAACCGCTTCTAAAGTTTTTAAAGATTCGCTAACATGAGCTTTAAAATCAAAAGCAGAATCAAAAATATGTTTAACGATTCCTTCTTGATCAATTACATAAGTCACGCGGCCAGGAAGGATAAACAGAGTTGCAGGAACCCCAAATAACTTTCTAACTTGATTATTCGTATCGCTTAATAAAATAAACGGAAGCTTATATTTACTGGCAAAACTTTGGTGAGACTGAGGTGAGTCTCCACTAATTCCAATCACTTCCGCCCCGGCTTGCTTAAACACTTCATAACTATCCCGAAATGCACATGACTCTGCTGTACAACCCGGAGTATCATCTTTAGGATAAAAATACACCACTACCGCCTTTTTGCCCAGAAAATCAGAGAGACTGACTTTTTCTCCACTTTGGGAAGGCAGGGTAAAATCTGGAGCGCGATCGCCGACTTTGAGAGCCATAATTTATACTAACGGTTTTATACTTAAAGGTCTTTTTTTAATTATCATACGCCTGAATGTAAACTTTTGCAAAAGTCATTAGTCAATAGTCATTCCCCTTTCCCCTTTCCCCTTTCCCCTTTCCCCCCACACCCTACACCCTACCATGTTCAGCGTTACCCACAGTCGCTTGTGCTAGGAGATCACCCTATTCGCTAAAGTCAGGAACAACAGCAACATAACAAGCAACTAACAACTTAAAGATGTTTGACGCACTTTGTTACAAGACTTACTATTGACTTTAATCTGTATTTGTAACCTGTATCAAAGCTCAAAAACTCTATAAACCATAACTAAAGCCAATGCTGATTAACCTACGCCCGGGAGACACTCCCTTGAGTACCCTAATTCATCCTACTGCTATTGTTCATCCTCTAGCCGAACTTCACCCTACTGTAGAAGTGGGACCTTATGTCGTCATCGGAGAAAATGTTAAAATTGGGGCCCAAACCGTTATCGGCCCTCATGTCCTCATCGAAGGACCTACAGAAATTGGCGTAGGAAATCGGATTTTTGCCGGTGCTGTCATCGGAACTGAACCCCAAGACTTAAAATATAAAGGCGCGGCAAGTTGGGTTAAAATAGGCGATTACAACCAGATTCGAGAGTATGTCACGATCAATCGAGCTACAGCCGAAGGAGAAGTCACCCAAATCGGCAATAATAATCTCTTAATGGCCTACGCTCATGTAGCTCATAACTGTGTCATAGAAGATGAGGTGATCATTGCTAATTCCGTTGCCCTGGCCGGGCATATTTATATAGAATCAAAAGCTAGAATCAGTGGAGTCTTGGGCGTTCATCAGTTTGTTCATATTGGCAGTTTGGCGATGGTTGGCGGCATGGCCCGTATAGAACGAGATGTTCCTCCCTATACTACAGTAGAAGGAAATCCCTCCAGAGTACGAACCTTAAACTTAATCGGCTTAAAGCGTGCTGGTTTGACTGATGAAGCCATATCCGAACTCAAACGCGCTTTTCGGCTCATTTACCGTTCAGAATTCACTTTTACTCAAGCCCTAGAACAGCTAGAATCTTTCTCTAATAATCCTTACGTGCAACATTTCCGTCACTTTTTACATCAGTCTACTACTGTAGAAGGACGACGCGGACTCATTCCCGGTAAAGGATAATTTAGCACTAGCCCCTTAATTCATTCATACATTAATCAATCAAATGCGGATTTTTATTAGTACAGGCGAAGTATCTGGAGATTTACAAGGGGCAATGTTAATTGAAGCCCTTCAACGTCAAGCCGCCATCAAAGCCATTGATTTAGAAATAGTCGCCTTGGGAGGTGATCGCATGGCGCAAACGGGAGTTAACTTATTAGGCAAAACTCCTAAAATTGCCTCTATAGGACTTGTGGAAGCCTTACCCTTTATCCTTCCCACTTGGAAACTTCAACGTCAGGCTAAACAATATTTACGGGAAAATCCCCCGGATTTATTAATTTTAATTGACTACTGTGGCCCTAATGTGGCCATCGGGAAATATGCCCGTAAATATTTACCCCAAGTGCCGATTCTGTATTATATTGCGCCTCAAGCTTGGTTATGGACCACTAACAAGAAAACCACTGAGGAATTAGTTTATATTACCGATCATCTCTTGGCTATCTTTTCTCAAGAAGCCCGCTATTTTGCCCAAAAAGGCTTATCGGTGAGTTGGGTGGGTCATCCCATTTTAGACCGTATGCAACAAGCACCCACCCGAGAAGCCGCCCGCGAAAAATTTGCACTTACACCCGATCAAACGGCGATCGCCCTGTTACCCGTTTCCCGTAAACAAGAATTAAAATATCTGTTACCGGTTGTCTGTCAAGCCGCCCAACAGCTTCAAGAAAAACTCCCCTTAGTTCATTTTTTAATTCCCGTTGCTTTAGAAGACTATCGCCCTACCTTAGCGGCAATGGTTGCTCAATATGGACTCAATGCCACTATTGTAGATGGTAAATCTTTAGATGCTTTGGCGGCGGCTGATTTAGCCATAGCCAAGTCCGGAACAGTCAACTTAGAATTAGCCCTGTTAAATGTGCCTCAAGTGGTGGTCTATCGTCTCACCCCTTTAACCTTGTGGATAGCGCGGACATTCTTAAATTTTTCTGTACCTTTTTTATCCCCTGTTAATATTGTGGTAATGGAAGAAGTTGTGCCAGAATTGTTTCAAGAGCGAGCAACAGCCGAGCAAATTGTACAAGAATCTTTAGAGCTATTACTGAACCCTCAACGTCGTCAACAAACCTTATCTGACTACCAACGGGTACGGGAAGAATTAGGAGAAGTGGGCGTTTGTGAGCGTGCGGCTCAAGAAATTCTAGAATATCTCTAAATTTATCATCTAATCTGTTTTTTTCTCAGGCTCAAGGGCTAGAAAAACTATTGAGAAGAAAATTATCCTAAAAAATCAGCAAAATGAATACAATTGATTTGAACCTCTGCCTTTAGGTAGATAAAGATTACACAGAAATATAGTATATTATGTTAAGCATTAGTTTTTCTGGTTACAAAGCGTCGCTACTCAGCATGACGCTTTTTTAGTAGGAGCCAATGGAGATTAAGCGCTTCTTAAAGCAAGAATTGGATCTAATTTAGCCGCTCGTTTAGCGGGAAAAATACCAAAAAATAAGCCGATTATGCTAGAAAATCCCAAAGCTACAACAATGGCTACAGGAGAGATTATAATACTCATGGCATAAAATGTTTCAGCCACAATTATCCCGCCAACGCTTAGAATAATCCCCGTCATTCCTCCAGTAGTTGTTAAAATAACGGCTTCTATTAAAAATTGTAGCATAATATCTTGATTTTGTGCCCCAAGGGCTTTACGCAATCCGATTTCTTGCGTTCTTTCGCTGACTGAGACTAGCATAATATTCATCACCCCAATACCCCCCACCAATAAAGAAATACTAGCGATGGCTGCCAACATTCTTGTTAATCCTTCATTCATTGCTGTGGCGGTTTCCATCACCAGTTGTTGATTAATAACCGAGACATATTTATCTTGTTTGACTTGATGTCTTAATTGAATTAAGTTAGCAATCTGAAACTCGGCGGCTTTGACGCTTTGTTCATTTTTAGCTAAAACCGCAATTAAAGTTAAAGAAATGCCATAAGGCGACTGATATCCCACCAATTGATGAGACATCGTGGTTAAAGGAACAAAAGCCCGGTCATCCTGATTAGCCCCAAATAAAAAACCTTTAGGCTGCAAGACTCCAATCACCTGAAAACTGGTATTTTTAATTTTAACTTGATTCCCAATCGGATTTTCATCTTTAAACAATTGCTCCGCCAATTGAGAACCTAAAACCACTACTCGGTTATTTCGTTTAAGATCAATATTATTAATAAATCTTCCGGTGGCTAGATGATAATTTCTAACCCTTAAAAATTCAGGAGCCACGCCAAGAGTTTGATTATTATAAAGATTATTTTTATAAGTAACTAATTGTTCTGAAATAATTTCCGGAGAAACTTCAGTAACCGTAGGCACATTGCGAGCAATTGCTTTAGCATCTTCCAGCACTAAAGGTCTAGCATTAATAATCGTTCTTCTCATAGAGCGAGAAATACTCACAAACAAAACCGTAGGGCCTAAAGCTTGAAATTGTTGAGCGGCTAATTGCTGTGCCCCCTGTCCAACTCCCACTAGAGCAACTACAGCACCGTTTCCAATAGCAATTCCTAGCATGGTTAAACTACTACGCAATTTATTAGCCATCAAGGAAGATACGGCCATTTTTAGATTTTCTAGAATTTCCATAAGATTAATCTCTTGCTTGCTCTAATCCATTTTAGAGGCAAACCAAAAAGCCCAAATCACAAAGCCGATAAATAGTATTGTTCCCAAGCTGTTAGCGAAAAGGTTAAAAAGGTGGGAGTCGATCAAGGTCATGCTATTTTAGGCGATAATATTAACGAATGTAAAATTCTGACTGGATATGAACTGGCAAGAGTTTTCAGGAAACTGGGTGTTAATTCCTCGACAACCCGTTGGTGTGATTCACTTTCTCGGAGGCGCTTTTGTGGGAACGGCTCCCAATTTTACCTATCGATGGTTGTTAGAAAATTTGGGTAAAGCTGGATATGCTATTATAACCACCCCCTTTGTTAACACTCTCGATCATACTGCTATTGCTCGTAACGTCCTCAACCGTTTTGAGAGTATTCTCGAACGTCTTCAGGCAACCAATGTTCTAGGACAACGTTATCTTCCGATTTATGGTCTTGGCCATAGCATGGGATGTAAGTTACATTTACTGATTGGCAGTCTGTTTTCTGTAGAACGCGCGGGGAATATTCTCATCTCCTATAATAATTATCCCATCCGTCGTGCTATTCCTTTTATAGAACAGTTACAGATTGATAAAACTTTTCAGCTTGAGTTTGCCCCTTCCCCTGAAGAAACCAACGTTTTGATTGCCAAAAATTATGCTGTACGGCGTAATCTTTTGATCCGTTTTAATAATGATGATATTGATCAGACAATTCTTTTAAACCCAGTCTTAGAACAACGTTTTCCTCAAATGGTGGCTACCCTAACCCTGAAGGGCAATCATTTGACTCCTTTAGGTCAAGATTTTGAGTGGCAAATGGGGGAAGTTTTTACTCCTTTGGATGCCATCGGACAATGGGTGAAACAAGGTTTATCTCGGGATTTATATAGTCTCAAGCAAGAAATTGTGCGATGGTTAAATCCCCTTGAACTTAAAAAAATATAGGTGGGCTTTTTTGCGGCTTTTAAAAACCCATTCTAGCCGCCATAAATTCTCAAGAAATTCTGACTTAAATCGGCAAAATTCTCAACTAAGAACAGTGGGAAAATCCCTAATTTATTGAGGATTAGGGCTTGTTCAATGATGATTACTCAGCAAGGTCGAAAAAGAACAAATAATCGTAACAATACCATCTAATCAATAGAGACTAATGATAAAGTAAATCTGACAGTTTATACTTGGTCAGTAACTTTGCGGCTTATAAGTTGACTTCCCTCATTTAACTATGGTTTACCGATCCATTCGTCATTGGATACCGTCTCTATTGTTGTTACCTCTAACAGGAATGATGCTAGTCAATAGCTTAGGACAAGATTCTGTATCGGCACAGATCAATAATCCACTTCCGTCATTTCCAAGGGGGCCTTCACAACCAGACACTCCTGCTCCTGCGCCCTCTCCTCTGCCTCCCCCTGATCAGATTTTACCCCCTTCTGCCCCGTCCCCTTTACCCGGAGAAAATTTTCCCAGTAATATCCCTGGCACCATTAGGGTTAAACGGTTTGATTATGAAGGGAATACCGCCTTCAGTGACGTTGAATTAGATCGGGTTACTCAACAGTATACCAACCGCCCCATCTCTTTTGCGGAACTTCTTGAAGCCAGAACAGCAGTGACTCAACTGTATGTCAATAATGGCTATGTTACCTCCGGTGCCTATATTCCTCCTCAAGCCATTGAAAACGGAGTGGTTAAGATACAGATCGTTGAAGGCAGTCTAGAACAAATTAATGTCAAGGTGGAAGGAAAACTCACTCCTAGTTA is from Gloeothece verrucosa PCC 7822 and encodes:
- the lpxB gene encoding lipid-A-disaccharide synthase, which produces MRIFISTGEVSGDLQGAMLIEALQRQAAIKAIDLEIVALGGDRMAQTGVNLLGKTPKIASIGLVEALPFILPTWKLQRQAKQYLRENPPDLLILIDYCGPNVAIGKYARKYLPQVPILYYIAPQAWLWTTNKKTTEELVYITDHLLAIFSQEARYFAQKGLSVSWVGHPILDRMQQAPTREAAREKFALTPDQTAIALLPVSRKQELKYLLPVVCQAAQQLQEKLPLVHFLIPVALEDYRPTLAAMVAQYGLNATIVDGKSLDALAAADLAIAKSGTVNLELALLNVPQVVVYRLTPLTLWIARTFLNFSVPFLSPVNIVVMEEVVPELFQERATAEQIVQESLELLLNPQRRQQTLSDYQRVREELGEVGVCERAAQEILEYL
- a CDS encoding ABC transporter permease, which gives rise to MEILENLKMAVSSLMANKLRSSLTMLGIAIGNGAVVALVGVGQGAQQLAAQQFQALGPTVLFVSISRSMRRTIINARPLVLEDAKAIARNVPTVTEVSPEIISEQLVTYKNNLYNNQTLGVAPEFLRVRNYHLATGRFINNIDLKRNNRVVVLGSQLAEQLFKDENPIGNQVKIKNTSFQVIGVLQPKGFLFGANQDDRAFVPLTTMSHQLVGYQSPYGISLTLIAVLAKNEQSVKAAEFQIANLIQLRHQVKQDKYVSVINQQLVMETATAMNEGLTRMLAAIASISLLVGGIGVMNIMLVSVSERTQEIGLRKALGAQNQDIMLQFLIEAVILTTTGGMTGIILSVGGIIVAETFYAMSIIISPVAIVVALGFSSIIGLFFGIFPAKRAAKLDPILALRSA
- a CDS encoding DUF1350 family protein, giving the protein MNWQEFSGNWVLIPRQPVGVIHFLGGAFVGTAPNFTYRWLLENLGKAGYAIITTPFVNTLDHTAIARNVLNRFESILERLQATNVLGQRYLPIYGLGHSMGCKLHLLIGSLFSVERAGNILISYNNYPIRRAIPFIEQLQIDKTFQLEFAPSPEETNVLIAKNYAVRRNLLIRFNNDDIDQTILLNPVLEQRFPQMVATLTLKGNHLTPLGQDFEWQMGEVFTPLDAIGQWVKQGLSRDLYSLKQEIVRWLNPLELKKI